Proteins from one Mesorhizobium sp. M9A.F.Ca.ET.002.03.1.2 genomic window:
- the waaA gene encoding lipid IV(A) 3-deoxy-D-manno-octulosonic acid transferase, with protein MSERWARTFLTAYRFAGAAAYPLIGPYVAWRTSRGKEDRIRRRERYGIAGRERPEGPLIWIHAASVGETIAVVPLVESILDYGVNIVLTTGTVTSAQVADERLGDRIIHQYVPLDLKPAVSRFLDHWRPDLAIIAESEIWPMTILELGARRVPQVLVNGRLSDRSFKSWKKRANIAEALFENLAHVVAQSQIDGERFLSLGARPVTVSGNLKVDTTPPPADERALSALKRQIGTRPTWAAISTHDGEEVVAAEVHATLHKRHHGLLTIVVPRHPDRAEALAAQISGMGLKVARRSKGDRITADTDILLGDTIGEMGLYLRLTEIAFVGRSLTSQGGQNPLEPAMLDTAVLSGRNVQNFREAYQRLLDSGGAKLVRDRDMLAGAVNFLLTNEVARHEMIAAGAATVDEMRGALACTLKSLEPYIQPLVVKSRLKGANGR; from the coding sequence ATGAGCGAGCGCTGGGCGCGCACCTTCCTGACGGCGTATCGTTTCGCAGGCGCAGCCGCCTATCCGCTGATCGGGCCCTATGTCGCCTGGCGCACCTCCAGGGGCAAGGAAGACCGAATTCGCCGCCGCGAGCGCTATGGCATCGCCGGACGCGAGCGCCCCGAGGGGCCGCTGATCTGGATCCATGCGGCGAGCGTCGGCGAGACCATCGCCGTCGTGCCGCTGGTCGAGAGCATCCTCGACTATGGCGTCAACATCGTGCTGACGACGGGGACCGTCACCTCCGCTCAGGTTGCCGACGAACGGCTCGGCGACCGCATCATCCACCAATATGTGCCCCTCGACCTCAAGCCGGCGGTCAGCCGCTTCCTCGACCATTGGCGGCCGGATCTGGCGATCATCGCCGAATCGGAGATCTGGCCGATGACCATCCTGGAGCTCGGCGCGCGCCGTGTGCCGCAGGTGCTGGTCAATGGCAGGTTGTCGGACCGTTCGTTCAAATCCTGGAAGAAGCGCGCCAACATCGCCGAGGCGCTGTTCGAGAATCTCGCCCATGTCGTCGCTCAATCGCAAATCGATGGCGAGCGCTTCCTCTCGCTCGGCGCCCGGCCGGTCACCGTGTCCGGCAACCTCAAGGTCGACACCACGCCGCCGCCGGCCGATGAACGGGCGTTGTCCGCGCTGAAGCGCCAGATCGGCACCCGCCCGACCTGGGCGGCGATCTCGACCCATGACGGCGAGGAGGTGGTGGCCGCCGAAGTTCACGCGACGCTGCACAAGCGTCACCACGGTCTTTTGACGATCGTCGTGCCGCGCCATCCCGATCGCGCCGAAGCGCTAGCGGCGCAGATTTCCGGCATGGGCCTGAAAGTCGCGCGGCGCAGCAAGGGCGACAGGATCACCGCCGATACGGACATTCTGCTCGGCGACACGATCGGCGAGATGGGGCTTTATCTCAGGCTGACCGAGATCGCCTTCGTTGGCCGTTCGCTCACCTCGCAGGGTGGCCAGAACCCGCTGGAGCCAGCCATGCTCGACACGGCGGTGCTGTCCGGCCGCAATGTCCAGAATTTTCGCGAGGCCTATCAGCGCCTGCTCGACAGCGGCGGCGCCAAGCTGGTGCGCGACCGCGACATGCTGGCCGGCGCCGTCAATTTCCTTTTGACCAACGAGGTGGCGCGCCACGAGATGATAGCAGCGGGTGCGGCGACCGTCGACGAGATGCGCGGCGCGCTGGCGTGCACACTGAAGTCGCTCGAGCCCTACATCCAGCCGTTGGTCGTCAAGTCGCGCCTCAAGGGCGCCAACGGCCGCTAA
- the lpxK gene encoding tetraacyldisaccharide 4'-kinase has translation MASEAPPFWWEEPDWRALALAPLSAIYALVAGRRMRSAAREKVEAPVLCVGNFTVGGTGKTPVAIALAGQARRMQLNPGFLSRGHGGSFGEPHVVDRHHDAARHVGDEPLLLAEHAPVAVTPNRAAGARLLLEKHGCDFLIMDDGFQSARIHIDYALVVVDARYGVGNGRVIPGGPLRAGIVDQLVFTSALLKMGEGLAADAVVRQAARAGRPIFEARTRPSSKAGLAGKRFLAFAGIGHPDKFFDTVREAGGEVALTRSFPDHHFYGEDELAELATTARRAGLGLITTAKDAARLRHDAAPADFLGQLDVLEIDTVFDPDHVPERIIDETLDAWRQRKLKGEQWTLRHPRAERREAERRP, from the coding sequence GTGGCCAGCGAAGCGCCACCCTTCTGGTGGGAAGAACCGGACTGGCGCGCGCTGGCGCTGGCGCCGCTGTCCGCGATCTATGCACTCGTTGCCGGCCGCCGCATGCGCTCGGCGGCGCGCGAAAAGGTCGAGGCGCCGGTGCTGTGCGTCGGCAACTTCACCGTCGGCGGCACCGGAAAGACGCCGGTGGCGATCGCGCTGGCCGGACAGGCCAGGCGCATGCAGCTCAATCCCGGTTTCCTGTCGCGCGGCCATGGCGGCTCGTTCGGCGAGCCGCATGTCGTCGATCGCCATCACGACGCCGCCAGGCATGTCGGCGACGAGCCGCTGCTTCTGGCCGAACACGCGCCGGTCGCGGTGACGCCGAACCGCGCCGCCGGCGCGCGTCTTCTACTGGAAAAACACGGCTGTGATTTCCTGATCATGGATGACGGCTTCCAGAGCGCGCGCATCCATATCGATTACGCGCTGGTCGTCGTCGACGCACGCTACGGCGTCGGCAATGGCCGTGTCATTCCCGGCGGTCCGCTCAGGGCTGGTATCGTCGACCAACTGGTCTTCACCAGCGCGCTGCTGAAGATGGGCGAGGGCCTTGCTGCCGATGCGGTCGTCCGCCAGGCGGCGCGCGCCGGCCGGCCGATCTTCGAGGCGCGTACACGGCCAAGCAGCAAGGCGGGGCTGGCCGGCAAGCGGTTTCTGGCCTTTGCCGGCATCGGCCATCCCGACAAATTCTTCGACACGGTCCGTGAGGCCGGCGGCGAAGTCGCGCTGACCCGGTCGTTTCCTGATCATCATTTCTACGGCGAGGACGAGCTTGCCGAACTGGCAACGACGGCGCGCCGTGCCGGGCTTGGCCTCATCACCACCGCCAAGGACGCCGCCCGGCTGCGCCACGATGCCGCGCCCGCCGATTTCCTTGGGCAGCTCGATGTGCTGGAGATCGACACCGTGTTCGATCCTGACCACGTGCCCGAACGCATCATCGACGAGACGCTCGATGCCTGGCGGCAGCGCAAGCTGAAGGGTGAGCAGTGGACGCTTCGTCATCCTAGGGCGGAGCGACGCGAAGCGGAGCGCAGACCCTAG
- a CDS encoding DUF2093 domain-containing protein translates to MMNRFEGPGGKEARIRYLDGDFQVTSPGAFVRCAVTGESIPLDELKYWSVARQEPYVSAAASLRREIEAHPELRSRR, encoded by the coding sequence ATGATGAACCGTTTCGAAGGCCCTGGCGGCAAGGAAGCCCGTATCCGCTACCTCGACGGCGACTTCCAGGTGACCAGCCCTGGCGCCTTCGTGCGCTGCGCGGTCACCGGCGAAAGCATCCCGCTCGATGAGCTCAAATACTGGAGTGTCGCCAGGCAAGAGCCCTATGTGAGTGCCGCCGCCTCGCTGCGCCGCGAGATCGAGGCGCATCCGGAGTTGCGCAGCCGGCGGTAG
- a CDS encoding LysR substrate-binding domain-containing protein has protein sequence MDHSSDTMLPLETLRAFDAAARTGSFSAAAEKLNITHGAVSRQIAKLEDWLGLKVFDRGARGVSLTIEGNRLHLRTSEAFALISSNSDRWVEPRGTAVVRLTSIPSVSGLWLMPRMAELENNPSKLRIVLDVDIRQADLAEEGIDLSIRCGRGRIPGRVSVQLFEEHVFPIASPDLAREIGRGDPARLLKFPLINDSDASAWRAWFGAQDMDYRPRPQDRRFEDYNLVLDAAAHGLGIALARPPMTKHQLTSGRIAAVDDRIVLSPISYWLDRPMGRPRAAAAELARRIALQAGLAAETIEDFIAAEQ, from the coding sequence ATGGATCACAGCTCCGACACGATGCTGCCGCTCGAAACCCTGCGCGCCTTCGACGCCGCGGCGCGGACAGGCAGTTTTTCGGCCGCCGCCGAAAAACTCAACATCACCCATGGCGCCGTCAGCCGGCAGATCGCCAAGCTCGAGGATTGGCTCGGGCTCAAAGTGTTCGATCGCGGCGCGCGCGGCGTTTCGCTGACGATCGAAGGCAACCGGCTGCATCTGCGCACCAGCGAGGCCTTCGCCTTGATATCCAGCAATTCGGACCGCTGGGTCGAGCCGCGCGGCACCGCCGTGGTGCGGCTGACCTCTATCCCCTCGGTCAGCGGGCTGTGGCTGATGCCGCGCATGGCAGAGCTGGAAAACAACCCGTCCAAGCTGCGCATCGTGCTCGATGTCGACATCCGCCAGGCGGACCTCGCCGAGGAGGGTATCGATCTGTCGATCCGCTGCGGCCGCGGCCGCATCCCGGGCCGCGTCTCGGTGCAGCTTTTCGAGGAACATGTCTTCCCGATCGCCTCGCCGGACCTCGCCAGGGAGATCGGCCGCGGCGACCCTGCCCGGCTGCTCAAATTCCCGCTGATCAACGATTCGGACGCCTCGGCCTGGCGCGCCTGGTTTGGTGCGCAGGACATGGACTATCGCCCGCGCCCGCAGGACCGCCGCTTCGAGGACTACAATCTGGTGCTCGACGCCGCGGCCCATGGCCTCGGCATCGCGCTGGCGCGGCCGCCGATGACCAAGCATCAGCTGACGTCGGGCCGCATCGCCGCTGTCGACGACCGCATCGTGCTGAGCCCGATATCCTACTGGCTCGACCGGCCGATGGGGCGGCCGCGCGCCGCCGCAGCCGAGCTTGCGCGGCGCATCGCGCTGCAGGCTGGGCTGGCGGCGGAGACAATCGAGGATTTCATCGCGGCCGAGCAGTAA
- a CDS encoding DMT family transporter, with translation MSAYAGTLNTTQRMDTTAAIAVALTVVGWASAFPAIRAGLAAFGPLELGALRFAIAAVPAAIFLAVKRPALPRLDELWRFAIGGVVFVALYTVMLNYGELTVSAGAAGFIINVSPIFTAIMAMALLGERFSGVAWLGTAISFAGIGIIAMGEGQGLNFNTGALLVLGSALCSAVNTIVQKPLFARHHPLTISASNMVLGALCLVPFLPSGLSQAAVADTAGLGAVIFLGIVPSLIAYAAWATALSRLPAARASNFLYLVSPVATSIGFFWLGEVPTLLGIIGGALALGGVIVVNLKR, from the coding sequence ATGAGCGCCTATGCCGGAACGTTGAATACGACACAGCGGATGGACACCACGGCAGCCATCGCTGTGGCACTGACGGTGGTTGGCTGGGCCTCTGCCTTTCCGGCAATCCGCGCCGGCCTCGCCGCCTTCGGGCCGCTGGAACTCGGCGCGCTGCGCTTCGCCATCGCGGCGGTGCCGGCGGCGATCTTCCTCGCCGTCAAGCGGCCGGCGCTGCCCCGGCTCGACGAGTTGTGGCGCTTTGCGATCGGCGGCGTCGTCTTCGTTGCGCTGTATACGGTAATGCTCAACTACGGTGAGCTGACGGTTTCTGCTGGTGCTGCCGGCTTCATCATCAATGTGAGCCCGATCTTCACCGCGATCATGGCGATGGCGCTGCTCGGCGAACGTTTTTCGGGCGTGGCCTGGCTCGGCACCGCCATTTCCTTCGCCGGCATCGGCATCATTGCGATGGGCGAGGGGCAGGGCCTGAATTTCAACACCGGCGCGCTGCTGGTTTTGGGTTCGGCGCTGTGCTCGGCGGTCAACACCATCGTCCAGAAGCCGCTGTTTGCCCGCCATCATCCGCTGACCATTTCGGCTTCCAACATGGTGCTCGGCGCACTCTGCCTGGTGCCCTTCCTGCCGAGCGGCCTGTCGCAGGCGGCGGTCGCCGATACCGCCGGCCTCGGGGCCGTCATCTTTCTCGGCATCGTGCCGAGCCTGATCGCCTACGCCGCCTGGGCAACAGCACTTTCCCGCCTGCCGGCAGCCCGCGCCTCGAACTTCCTCTACCTGGTTTCGCCAGTGGCGACGTCGATCGGCTTCTTCTGGCTCGGCGAAGTGCCGACGCTGCTCGGCATCATCGGCGGCGCGCTGGCTCTGGGCGGCGTCATCGTGGTGAATTTGAAAAGGTGA
- a CDS encoding AAA family ATPase has translation MHLDKLFWGPGWTKSQYEVFRARVSEAISGDGWVCEGNYHRQTFDLRLPRADLVVWLDTPRVRCLSRVVLRSALNRPRPDIAEGCHDRLDKEFLLFLRYVWNFDRNSRPFIEAERLARGPLVPVMRLRGNRQISHFVSSLARQPVQSP, from the coding sequence GTGCACTTGGACAAGTTGTTCTGGGGGCCAGGCTGGACCAAATCTCAATACGAGGTTTTCCGCGCACGCGTTAGCGAGGCCATCTCCGGTGATGGCTGGGTGTGCGAGGGAAACTATCATCGCCAGACCTTCGATTTGAGGCTTCCCAGAGCTGATCTCGTCGTCTGGCTCGACACCCCTCGCGTAAGATGTTTGAGCCGGGTCGTATTGCGCAGCGCATTGAACCGGCCCCGGCCCGATATCGCGGAAGGATGCCACGATAGGCTGGACAAGGAGTTTTTGTTGTTTCTGCGCTACGTCTGGAATTTCGATCGCAACAGTCGGCCGTTCATCGAGGCGGAGCGCTTGGCCAGGGGACCGCTTGTGCCGGTGATGAGATTGCGTGGCAACCGTCAGATTTCCCACTTTGTAAGCTCGCTTGCTCGTCAACCAGTGCAGAGCCCCTGA
- the mutL gene encoding DNA mismatch repair endonuclease MutL produces MPIRQLSETMINQIAAGEVIERPASVVKELVENALDAGAARVEIVTAGGGLNLIRVTDDGAGIPEQELALAIARHCTSKLTEDIHDIRSLGFRGEALPSIGSVARLSIRSRTANGDSAAEIGIEGGRVSAVKPAAANRGTTVEVRDLFFATPARLKFMKGERAESSAISDVVKRIAIAFPAVRFTLAGSDRSTLDLSAAGDGPEGRLRRVAQVMGADFPDNSIAIDASRDGVHLAGHVSIPSFSRANALQQYAYVNGRPVRDKLIAGAIRGAFADVLPRDRHAVTVLFLTLDPAIVDVNVHPAKADVRFRDPGLVRGLIVGAIREALANAGIRAATTGAAGMMAAFRPGAASYAHPGPANGHRSYEAAYRASGSAGFDPSRSPQRPLDMGFADGGFGENEQAAFDAGPLHSADARAGQDEATQTLLGTALGAARAQVHENYIVAQTTDSLVIVDQHAAHERLVYEALKNALHSRAVPSQMLLLPEIVDLAEEDAERLALHSETLARFGLAIERFGPGAVAVRETPSMLGETNVQQLVRDLADEIADNDTVDTLKERLDRIAATMACHGSVRSGRLLRAEEMNALLRQMEATPGSGTCNHGRPTYIELKLADIERLFGRR; encoded by the coding sequence ATGCCCATCCGCCAGCTTTCCGAAACGATGATCAACCAGATCGCCGCCGGCGAAGTCATCGAGCGTCCGGCAAGCGTGGTCAAGGAACTGGTCGAGAATGCGCTCGATGCCGGTGCTGCCAGAGTAGAGATCGTCACCGCCGGCGGCGGGCTGAACCTGATCCGTGTCACCGACGACGGTGCGGGCATTCCCGAACAGGAACTGGCGCTGGCGATCGCACGGCACTGCACCTCGAAGCTCACTGAAGACATCCACGACATCCGCTCGCTCGGCTTTCGCGGTGAGGCGCTGCCGTCGATCGGCTCGGTGGCGCGGCTGTCGATCCGCTCGCGAACGGCCAACGGCGACAGCGCCGCCGAGATCGGCATCGAGGGCGGACGCGTGTCGGCCGTCAAGCCGGCGGCCGCCAATCGCGGCACCACGGTCGAGGTGCGCGACCTGTTCTTCGCCACGCCGGCGCGGCTCAAATTCATGAAGGGCGAGCGCGCCGAAAGCTCGGCGATAAGCGACGTGGTCAAGCGGATTGCGATCGCCTTCCCCGCCGTGCGCTTCACGCTGGCCGGCTCCGACCGCTCGACGCTGGACCTTTCGGCGGCCGGCGACGGCCCCGAAGGACGACTGCGCCGCGTCGCGCAAGTGATGGGCGCCGACTTTCCGGACAATTCCATCGCCATCGACGCAAGCCGAGACGGCGTGCACCTTGCTGGCCACGTCTCGATCCCGTCCTTCAGCCGCGCCAACGCGCTGCAGCAATATGCCTATGTCAACGGCCGGCCGGTGCGCGACAAGTTGATTGCCGGCGCCATCCGCGGTGCCTTCGCCGACGTGCTGCCGCGCGATCGCCATGCGGTGACGGTGCTGTTCCTGACGCTCGATCCGGCCATCGTCGACGTCAATGTCCATCCGGCCAAGGCCGACGTCCGCTTCCGCGATCCGGGACTGGTGCGCGGGCTGATCGTCGGCGCCATTCGCGAGGCGCTCGCCAACGCCGGCATCCGGGCCGCCACCACCGGGGCCGCTGGCATGATGGCGGCATTCCGGCCGGGCGCGGCGTCCTATGCGCATCCAGGACCGGCCAATGGCCACCGCAGCTACGAGGCGGCCTACCGGGCCTCAGGCTCCGCCGGTTTCGACCCCTCCCGCTCGCCGCAGCGGCCGCTGGATATGGGATTTGCTGATGGCGGCTTCGGCGAAAACGAGCAGGCGGCATTCGACGCCGGACCGCTTCACAGCGCCGACGCGCGCGCCGGGCAGGACGAAGCCACACAGACGCTGCTTGGCACGGCGCTGGGTGCCGCACGCGCGCAGGTGCATGAGAACTACATTGTCGCGCAGACCACGGATTCGCTTGTCATCGTCGACCAGCATGCGGCGCATGAGCGGCTGGTCTATGAGGCGTTGAAGAACGCACTGCATTCACGCGCCGTGCCGTCGCAGATGTTGCTTCTGCCCGAGATCGTCGACTTGGCCGAAGAGGATGCCGAGCGGCTCGCCTTGCATTCCGAAACGCTGGCCCGCTTCGGCCTCGCCATCGAGCGTTTCGGCCCCGGCGCCGTCGCCGTGCGCGAGACGCCGTCGATGCTCGGCGAGACCAACGTTCAGCAGCTGGTGCGCGACCTTGCCGACGAGATCGCCGACAACGACACGGTCGACACGCTGAAGGAGCGGCTGGACAGGATAGCCGCGACCATGGCCTGCCACGGTTCGGTGCGCTCCGGCCGGCTGCTCAGGGCAGAAGAGATGAACGCGCTGCTGCGCCAGATGGAGGCGACGCCGGGCTCCGGCACCTGCAACCACGGCCGCCCGACCTATATCGAACTCAAGCTCGCGGATATCGAGAGGCTGTTCGGGCGGCGGTAA
- a CDS encoding helix-turn-helix domain-containing protein translates to MNISVLALDGVFDTGLATVLDVFGTANELAVMLPATPCRFATTIVGVSETVCTAQGLQVPVTAIGSEPVPDWLVIPALSQKMPDPLREALLRVDIAEAVTALRAIANAGTRIGAACIGTFVLAETGLLDRRPSTTTWWLAPMFRQRYPQVRLDASRMLVNDGQFVTAGAALGHIDLALMVIRQTSPELAALTAKYLIVDSRPLQSAYAISDHLTHSNPLVERFERWARDHLATGFNLDEAAATLGASKRTLSRRVNDVLGKTPLSYFQDLRVEHAVHLLKTTSDSVEQIAAKVGYGDGVTLRNLLRRRLRKGVREIRAVN, encoded by the coding sequence ATGAACATTTCTGTCCTTGCCCTCGATGGTGTTTTCGATACCGGACTGGCCACGGTGCTCGACGTGTTCGGCACCGCCAACGAACTGGCCGTGATGCTGCCGGCAACGCCCTGCCGCTTCGCCACGACCATTGTCGGGGTGAGCGAAACGGTGTGCACGGCGCAAGGCCTGCAGGTGCCGGTGACGGCAATAGGCAGCGAGCCTGTTCCCGACTGGCTGGTGATCCCTGCGCTTAGTCAGAAAATGCCAGACCCGCTGCGCGAGGCGTTGCTGCGGGTGGACATTGCCGAGGCGGTCACAGCGTTGCGTGCTATCGCTAATGCCGGCACGCGCATCGGTGCCGCCTGCATCGGCACCTTCGTCTTAGCTGAAACGGGCCTGCTCGATAGGCGGCCGTCGACCACGACATGGTGGCTGGCGCCAATGTTTCGCCAACGCTACCCGCAGGTGCGGCTCGATGCCTCGCGCATGCTGGTCAATGACGGGCAGTTCGTCACCGCCGGGGCCGCACTTGGCCATATCGACCTCGCCTTGATGGTGATCCGGCAGACAAGCCCGGAACTGGCGGCGCTGACCGCGAAATATCTGATCGTCGACAGCCGGCCGCTGCAATCTGCCTATGCGATATCAGACCATCTCACTCATTCGAACCCGCTGGTGGAACGCTTCGAGCGTTGGGCGCGTGATCATCTCGCCACCGGCTTCAACCTGGATGAGGCGGCGGCTACGCTCGGCGCTAGCAAACGCACCCTGTCGCGGCGGGTCAACGACGTGCTCGGCAAGACACCGCTGTCCTATTTCCAGGATTTGCGCGTCGAGCATGCGGTGCATCTATTGAAGACCACGTCCGACAGCGTCGAGCAGATCGCCGCGAAGGTCGGCTACGGCGATGGGGTGACGCTGCGCAATTTGTTGCGCCGGCGACTGCGCAAGGGCGTGCGCGAAATCCGCGCTGTAAACTGA
- a CDS encoding antibiotic biosynthesis monooxygenase — translation MIKLALFARFEAKPGKENDIAAFLKTGLQLANQEAKTPIWFALRLSPSVFGVFDAFHDETGRQAHLTGEIAKALMANAETLFVGPPTIDQIDVLGLKNDGSV, via the coding sequence ATGATCAAGCTCGCATTGTTCGCACGCTTCGAAGCCAAGCCCGGCAAGGAGAATGACATCGCCGCATTCTTGAAGACAGGCCTGCAACTGGCCAATCAAGAGGCCAAGACGCCGATCTGGTTTGCGCTCAGGCTGAGCCCCAGCGTGTTCGGCGTGTTCGATGCCTTTCATGACGAGACGGGGCGGCAGGCGCATCTCACCGGCGAGATCGCGAAGGCGCTGATGGCCAACGCCGAAACGCTGTTCGTCGGTCCGCCGACTATCGACCAGATCGATGTGCTCGGGCTGAAGAACGACGGTTCCGTCTGA
- a CDS encoding LysR substrate-binding domain-containing protein yields the protein MRNLRHLLPSAGSLIVFEAAGRLSSFTAAGRELGMTQAAVSYAVRGLEEQLGAKLFQRRHRQVSLTEAGERFHADVSLGLSHIRKSAEDLRLQATGGHVTLAASTAFGSFWMMPRLQQFRDELPGIDLRIQTADRDLDIIAEGIPLGVRGGDPKQWPDYHGLPLADEEIFPVAGASYVAKFGLPRTVEELASHRLIHLEEPFREAASWEEWFASAGASLKEADAGRGLRINDYALVIQAVMEGQGIALGWRHLAERLLTTGLLVRVTDHVLRTGKAFYVTWPKNRDLSDNARKVRDWLAAQA from the coding sequence ATGCGAAACCTGCGCCACCTGTTGCCCTCCGCCGGCAGCCTGATCGTCTTCGAGGCGGCCGGGCGGCTGTCGAGCTTCACCGCCGCCGGGCGGGAGCTCGGCATGACCCAGGCGGCCGTCTCCTATGCGGTGCGTGGCCTGGAGGAACAACTTGGCGCCAAGCTTTTCCAACGCCGCCACCGCCAGGTCAGCCTGACCGAGGCCGGCGAGCGTTTCCATGCCGACGTTTCGCTTGGGCTGTCGCATATCCGCAAGTCGGCGGAGGATCTGCGCCTGCAGGCAACCGGCGGCCATGTGACGCTTGCCGCATCGACGGCCTTCGGCTCGTTCTGGATGATGCCGCGCCTGCAGCAGTTCCGCGACGAATTGCCGGGCATCGATCTGCGCATCCAGACCGCCGACCGCGACCTCGACATCATCGCCGAGGGCATTCCGCTCGGGGTCCGCGGTGGTGATCCGAAGCAATGGCCGGACTATCATGGCCTGCCGCTGGCCGACGAGGAGATATTCCCGGTCGCGGGCGCCAGCTATGTGGCGAAGTTCGGCCTGCCGCGGACGGTCGAGGAATTGGCGTCACATCGCCTCATCCACCTCGAGGAGCCGTTTCGCGAGGCTGCAAGCTGGGAGGAGTGGTTCGCGTCAGCCGGGGCCAGCCTGAAGGAGGCCGACGCCGGGCGCGGCCTGCGCATCAACGACTACGCGCTGGTGATCCAGGCGGTCATGGAAGGGCAAGGCATCGCGCTTGGCTGGCGGCACCTCGCCGAGCGGCTGCTGACGACCGGGCTGTTGGTGCGCGTGACCGATCATGTGCTGAGGACCGGTAAGGCGTTCTACGTCACCTGGCCGAAGAACCGCGACCTCAGCGACAACGCCCGCAAGGTGCGGGACTGGCTGGCCGCGCAGGCGTGA
- a CDS encoding trimethylamine methyltransferase family protein, translating to MNAQAAEVTEHANRRSGGRLGRKALRGAPVTSFPTLVRQIPVYQMVPDEAVELIHQESLSILEEVGCEFRDDEAIALWKAAGADVSETRVRIDRALLMELVSKVPPEFTLNARNPQRSVRVGGQNSIFVPMYGAPYVRDLENNRRYGTLADLQNFHKLAYMAPALHSSSSIICEPMEIPVPKRHLHIIHSALKHSDKPFMGIVTSKDRAEDTMAMAGIVFGEDFVRDNPVLVAITNCNSPLVWDATMLDAMKVYARHNQPLILAPFALCGASTSASAVGAVAQVNAEALAGVAFTQLLRPGSPQIYGQFMVTVDMKTGAPMGGTPEAAQMMYLMGALARKYRLPWRTSGFHVGSKLNDAQAGYEANMLMHAAILAGANYIWHSAGWLEAGLTCGYSKFATDCEQLVGWYKYAGGLSFDDFKDAMAAIREVGPAGHFLGTQHTLEHFESAFFMPSIMDFNSYEQWKAEGAKDHDTRGREKARNMLADYEEPKLDEGIAEGLKDLIALREEKLPDSVS from the coding sequence ATGAACGCACAGGCCGCCGAAGTGACCGAACACGCCAACCGCCGCAGCGGCGGCCGGCTGGGGCGCAAGGCGCTGCGGGGGGCTCCCGTGACGTCGTTTCCGACCCTGGTCCGCCAGATTCCCGTCTACCAGATGGTGCCGGACGAGGCGGTGGAGCTGATCCACCAGGAATCGCTCTCGATCCTCGAAGAGGTGGGATGCGAATTCCGCGACGACGAGGCCATTGCACTCTGGAAGGCGGCGGGAGCAGACGTCTCGGAGACGAGAGTCCGCATCGACCGCGCGCTTTTGATGGAGCTTGTATCGAAGGTCCCGCCGGAGTTCACGCTCAATGCGAGGAATCCGCAACGTTCGGTGCGCGTTGGCGGACAAAACTCCATCTTCGTGCCGATGTACGGCGCGCCCTACGTGCGCGATTTGGAGAACAACCGGCGCTACGGCACGCTCGCCGACCTTCAGAATTTCCATAAGCTCGCCTACATGGCGCCGGCGCTGCACTCGTCGAGCTCGATCATCTGCGAGCCGATGGAAATCCCGGTGCCGAAGCGTCACCTCCACATCATCCATTCGGCGCTGAAGCACTCCGACAAGCCGTTCATGGGCATCGTGACCTCCAAGGATCGGGCGGAAGACACGATGGCGATGGCAGGCATCGTCTTCGGCGAGGATTTTGTCCGCGACAACCCGGTGCTGGTGGCGATCACCAACTGCAATTCGCCGCTGGTCTGGGATGCCACCATGCTGGACGCGATGAAGGTCTATGCGCGCCACAACCAGCCGCTGATTCTGGCACCCTTCGCGCTGTGCGGCGCCTCGACTTCCGCCTCTGCAGTAGGCGCGGTCGCGCAGGTCAATGCGGAAGCACTGGCGGGCGTCGCGTTCACACAGCTGCTGCGTCCAGGTTCGCCGCAGATCTACGGGCAGTTCATGGTCACGGTCGACATGAAGACCGGCGCTCCCATGGGCGGCACGCCGGAGGCGGCCCAGATGATGTATCTGATGGGAGCACTGGCGCGGAAATACCGGCTGCCGTGGCGCACGTCCGGCTTCCATGTCGGGTCGAAGCTGAACGACGCCCAGGCAGGCTACGAGGCGAACATGCTGATGCATGCCGCCATCCTTGCCGGCGCCAACTATATCTGGCATTCCGCCGGATGGCTCGAGGCCGGCCTGACCTGCGGCTATTCCAAATTCGCGACCGACTGCGAACAGCTCGTCGGCTGGTACAAATACGCAGGCGGGCTCTCCTTCGACGATTTCAAGGACGCGATGGCGGCGATCCGCGAGGTCGGCCCGGCCGGCCATTTCCTCGGCACCCAACACACGCTCGAACATTTCGAGTCCGCCTTCTTCATGCCCAGCATCATGGACTTCAATTCGTACGAACAGTGGAAGGCTGAAGGGGCAAAGGACCACGACACCCGCGGCCGCGAGAAAGCCCGCAACATGCTTGCGGATTATGAGGAGCCGAAGCTCGACGAGGGTATCGCCGAGGGTCTCAAGGATTTGATCGCGCTGCGGGAGGAAAAACTGCCGGACAGCGTTAGTTGA